A window of the Verrucomicrobiota bacterium genome harbors these coding sequences:
- a CDS encoding ADP-ribosylglycohydrolase family protein — protein sequence MDLVREYNELLAVAFQQAADEGRDSAHVEALQARAAALGSPTDETSRRQVLAIVDELDALPVRDGLPCHEPSDLDGIVAARPAPFPGATARPAEAVLRDKLLGAWLGRCAGCMLGKPVEGQPRAVIEALARSVGAWPLDDYFPYIERRPAGVEFAPGPKSWHTGFITHAVRDDDTDYPIVGLKVLERTSRAFAPQDVADEWLRSFPYLTVYTAERVAYRNLVNGLTPPRSAAFRNPFREWIGAQIRADIWAWVNPGDPATAAEYAWRDASISHTRNGIYGELFFAAAIAQAFVTDDLDTIVASGLNAIPAHCRLADALQHVVEWCADAGPEAWEHVWQRIMDSCGGMHWIHTINNAMITLMAVLLGRHDFSRTISIAVMSGLDTDCNGATAGSLLGALLGAEALPAKWIEPLHDRLESAVAGEHTNAISELAERTLKVAVTKE from the coding sequence GTGGACCTTGTCAGAGAATACAATGAGCTGCTTGCGGTCGCGTTCCAGCAGGCCGCCGACGAAGGCCGCGACTCGGCGCACGTCGAGGCGCTGCAGGCCCGTGCCGCCGCGCTCGGCTCGCCCACGGACGAGACGTCTCGCCGGCAGGTGCTCGCCATTGTCGATGAGCTCGACGCGCTGCCTGTGCGCGACGGTCTCCCCTGTCACGAGCCGAGCGACCTCGACGGCATCGTCGCCGCCCGGCCCGCGCCGTTTCCGGGAGCGACCGCACGGCCGGCCGAAGCCGTTCTGCGCGACAAGCTCCTTGGGGCGTGGCTCGGCCGGTGCGCGGGCTGCATGTTGGGCAAGCCGGTCGAGGGCCAGCCGCGCGCCGTGATCGAGGCGCTCGCCCGGTCCGTCGGCGCCTGGCCGCTCGACGACTACTTCCCTTACATCGAGAGGCGGCCCGCGGGCGTCGAGTTCGCGCCGGGGCCGAAATCGTGGCACACGGGCTTCATCACGCACGCCGTGCGCGACGACGACACCGACTACCCGATCGTGGGCCTCAAGGTGCTCGAGCGCACGAGCCGCGCGTTTGCGCCGCAGGACGTCGCCGACGAGTGGCTGAGGTCGTTTCCGTATCTGACAGTCTACACCGCCGAGCGGGTCGCGTACCGCAACCTCGTCAACGGTCTGACGCCGCCGCGTAGCGCCGCGTTCCGTAATCCGTTCCGCGAGTGGATCGGCGCACAGATCCGGGCCGACATCTGGGCCTGGGTCAACCCGGGCGATCCGGCGACGGCGGCCGAGTACGCCTGGCGCGACGCCTCGATCTCACACACGCGCAACGGCATCTACGGCGAGTTGTTCTTTGCCGCCGCGATCGCCCAAGCGTTCGTGACCGACGATCTCGATACGATCGTTGCCAGCGGCCTGAATGCGATCCCGGCCCACTGCCGGCTGGCCGATGCATTACAGCACGTCGTCGAGTGGTGCGCGGACGCCGGACCCGAGGCGTGGGAGCACGTCTGGCAGCGGATTATGGACTCCTGCGGCGGTATGCACTGGATTCATACGATCAACAACGCCATGATTACGCTTATGGCCGTGCTGCTTGGCCGGCACGACTTCTCCCGAACGATCAGTATCGCCGTCATGAGCGGCCTTGATACCGACTGCAACGGTGCGACGGCGGGTTCGCTGCTCGGCGCGCTCCTGGGCGCCGAGGCATTGCCGGCCAAGTGGATCGAACCGCTTCACGACCGGCTCGAAAGCGCCGTGGCGGGCGAGCACACGAACGCGATCAGCGAGCTGGCCGAGCGCACGCTCAAGGTCGCGGTAACCAAGGAATAG
- a CDS encoding carboxypeptidase regulatory-like domain-containing protein, giving the protein MGHRSTTLTFAIVMLAVVVVWLMYRNAGKKPHEDSPQGTETVDRTPTATATATTPRIIVDDDSAAPEVEPARVGPGLSALRVFVIERDGARPPALAAALVPLVGNGPIIYARLPGRNARTADVAPGRYLVAVLTASEASELAEPSAATVRVVREITLRPGRVETLALQLGPQPAVRGTVRNLDAWPVADATVLVQPALLASAEAQRPSWLTWFGRTNTAGEFRITAVPGGNLVVTAAARNGTQCKREHQAEFGDELVMHLVMGDGSGLTGTVVGEAGEPIAAASVFVCGRASAPRPGYALEWGDVLARTTTDADGRYKTDSLPLAETLRVVFVASGYAATEISFSLGAPDGETHAGTYTSDGLWDLGETRLAPEQPVMGRVVYSDDSPVAGAELRVRRLVRARSASGVESMLMEPAFPEGIVSATSDSEGRFTIRGLGRGVWLLEARDLVTGQTATKETTGTADETVITLPIGLKLAGRITDEATRSPIAGAVITAADSRATSDPQGRYELWLGSGLGETDVAAQADGYEPRVEEKVQLAAHETGLDLALAPTRVARIWLIDEKDKAPVIGAPVRWRLVDEPFAQSLLRSSLEGEVVFYNARLDDTVHIEVVDTRFVPYIADVTLTEIDGREIVLRMGAAIRGRVVNTADEPIAGAEIYVGESYLNFADPFVRRVRSLDDGAYEMPGMPEGMFQLTAAHPDYMTTQSEAVDTRHRNVIDGVDIVMDTGVTISGRVVDETGNPIAAAVVCGWGDFNYDRDTPGYKRSATSDAQGHFELGGLRRTTGGPIVISASARGYATRTVSVEVGPAADAPDEEAVIALRPEVVLRGRTVTTDGMPVAGVRVYGQINELESRETHTDADGRFTFEGVQAGQHTLIFTRSGFLYKKADLVALPEEEPAEAEIVLEPGALVGGRIVNARSGEPIPIFSGLIATPDRMRSWRLHVLGEGRFTTDTVPDGDYVLIIDSKNMRPTTVEGVAVQNHTGPEHLEIRMEPLPD; this is encoded by the coding sequence ATGGGACACCGCAGCACGACCCTTACCTTCGCCATTGTCATGCTCGCCGTCGTTGTCGTCTGGCTCATGTACAGAAACGCCGGCAAGAAACCGCACGAGGACTCACCCCAAGGCACCGAAACCGTCGACCGGACGCCGACCGCGACGGCGACGGCAACGACGCCCAGGATCATCGTGGACGACGACTCGGCCGCCCCCGAGGTCGAGCCGGCTCGCGTCGGGCCAGGCCTGAGCGCCCTCAGGGTGTTCGTCATCGAGCGCGACGGCGCCCGCCCACCGGCACTTGCCGCGGCACTGGTCCCGCTTGTCGGCAACGGCCCGATCATCTATGCCCGGCTGCCGGGCAGGAACGCACGCACGGCTGACGTGGCCCCCGGCCGGTACCTGGTCGCCGTGCTCACGGCGAGCGAGGCATCAGAGCTCGCTGAGCCTTCGGCCGCCACCGTCCGCGTTGTCCGCGAGATCACGCTACGTCCCGGCCGGGTCGAGACGCTCGCGCTGCAGCTCGGCCCTCAACCGGCCGTGCGCGGCACCGTACGCAATCTCGACGCATGGCCCGTCGCCGACGCGACCGTGCTCGTGCAACCGGCGCTGCTCGCGTCCGCCGAGGCCCAGCGCCCGTCGTGGCTCACCTGGTTCGGCCGCACCAACACGGCCGGCGAGTTCCGCATCACGGCCGTGCCCGGCGGCAACCTCGTGGTTACCGCCGCCGCCAGGAACGGGACGCAGTGCAAGCGCGAACACCAAGCCGAGTTCGGCGACGAGCTCGTCATGCATCTCGTCATGGGCGACGGCTCGGGACTGACCGGCACGGTAGTTGGCGAGGCAGGTGAGCCGATCGCCGCCGCCTCGGTGTTCGTCTGCGGCCGGGCCTCAGCACCGCGGCCAGGCTATGCCCTGGAGTGGGGCGACGTTCTCGCGCGTACGACAACGGACGCCGACGGACGGTACAAGACCGATTCCCTGCCGCTTGCGGAGACGCTCCGCGTCGTCTTCGTCGCCAGTGGGTACGCCGCCACTGAGATCTCGTTCTCACTCGGCGCGCCCGACGGAGAAACGCATGCAGGCACCTACACCAGCGACGGTCTGTGGGATCTCGGCGAGACACGCCTTGCACCCGAACAGCCCGTGATGGGCCGCGTGGTGTACTCTGACGATTCGCCCGTGGCCGGGGCCGAGCTGCGCGTGCGGCGCCTGGTTCGGGCCCGATCGGCCTCCGGCGTGGAATCCATGCTGATGGAGCCCGCGTTCCCCGAGGGGATTGTGAGCGCCACGTCGGACAGCGAGGGCCGCTTCACCATCCGCGGACTCGGCCGGGGCGTCTGGCTGCTCGAAGCCCGAGACCTCGTCACGGGCCAGACAGCGACAAAGGAAACAACGGGCACAGCGGACGAGACGGTGATCACCCTCCCTATAGGGCTGAAGCTCGCGGGCCGGATCACCGATGAAGCGACCCGCTCGCCAATCGCCGGCGCGGTCATCACAGCGGCCGACTCGAGGGCGACGTCGGATCCCCAGGGCCGTTACGAGCTGTGGCTTGGCTCCGGTCTGGGCGAGACTGACGTCGCCGCCCAGGCCGACGGCTACGAGCCACGCGTCGAGGAAAAGGTACAGCTCGCGGCGCACGAGACCGGGCTTGATCTGGCCCTCGCCCCCACGCGCGTGGCGCGGATCTGGCTCATCGACGAGAAGGACAAGGCGCCCGTGATCGGCGCGCCGGTGCGGTGGCGGCTCGTCGACGAACCCTTCGCACAGTCCTTGCTCCGGAGCTCGCTCGAGGGCGAGGTTGTCTTCTACAACGCCCGCCTCGACGATACGGTGCACATCGAGGTGGTCGACACGCGGTTCGTCCCCTACATCGCCGATGTGACGCTCACCGAGATCGACGGCAGGGAGATCGTCCTGCGCATGGGCGCAGCGATCCGCGGCCGCGTCGTCAACACCGCCGACGAGCCGATTGCCGGTGCCGAGATCTACGTGGGCGAGAGCTACCTCAACTTCGCCGACCCGTTCGTCAGGCGCGTCCGCTCGCTCGACGACGGCGCCTACGAGATGCCCGGCATGCCCGAGGGCATGTTCCAGCTCACCGCCGCGCATCCCGACTACATGACGACACAGTCGGAGGCCGTGGATACGCGCCATCGCAATGTGATCGACGGGGTCGATATCGTCATGGACACCGGTGTGACGATCTCGGGCCGCGTCGTGGATGAGACCGGCAACCCGATTGCCGCCGCCGTCGTGTGCGGCTGGGGCGATTTCAACTACGACCGCGACACGCCGGGCTACAAACGCTCGGCGACGTCCGACGCGCAAGGCCATTTCGAGCTGGGCGGCCTGCGGCGCACCACGGGCGGCCCGATCGTGATCTCGGCCTCGGCGCGCGGGTATGCCACCCGGACCGTATCGGTCGAGGTTGGCCCGGCGGCCGATGCTCCCGACGAGGAGGCTGTGATCGCTCTACGCCCGGAAGTCGTGTTGCGCGGCCGCACGGTGACCACCGACGGCATGCCCGTGGCCGGCGTACGCGTCTACGGGCAGATCAACGAACTCGAGAGCCGCGAGACTCACACGGACGCCGACGGTCGTTTCACCTTCGAGGGCGTGCAGGCCGGACAGCACACGCTCATCTTCACCCGCTCGGGCTTTCTCTACAAAAAGGCCGACCTCGTCGCCCTGCCTGAAGAGGAGCCGGCGGAGGCCGAGATCGTGCTCGAACCCGGCGCGCTCGTCGGCGGCCGCATCGTCAACGCGCGCTCCGGCGAGCCGATCCCCATCTTCAGCGGTCTGATCGCCACGCCCGACCGCATGCGCTCGTGGCGTCTCCACGTCCTCGGCGAGGGCCGGTTCACGACCGACACCGTCCCCGACGGCGACTACGTGCTGATCATTGATTCGAAGAACATGCGCCCCACCACCGTCGAAGGGGTGGCGGTGCAGAACCACACCGGCCCGGAGCACCTCGAAATCCGGATGGAGCCCCTACCGGACTGA
- a CDS encoding glutamate mutase L, translated as MDIEKSDSFLITDCGSTTTKAILILKKEGSYRLIDRGEAPTTVEAPFDDVTVGVITAVTELQEITGRTLLDGNKIICPKRGPDEGVDLFLSTSSAGGGLQMCVAGVIKTMTAESAERAALGAGAIVIDVLAVDDGRKEYERIERIRHLRPDMFLLAGGTDGGTKTHLADLAATLLAADTKPRFGVGYQLPVIYAGNVDAREAVHDIIGAKMAVQDVANIRPRLEEENLGPAREAIHDVFLEHVMQQAPGYSKLMGWVSGEIMPTPMAVGRAVQTFADDEKANVLAVDIGGATTDIFSVFGDARTGEQVFNRTVSANYGMSYSICNVLKEAGIANVAKWVPFEIDEPHLRNMLRNKMIRPTTIPSSLSDLLIEQAISREALRLSLDHHKLLAVGLKGVQQQRSVSDAFAQTDSGGTLVNLMDLDWVIGSGGVLSHAPSRTQAAWMMLDGFQPQGVTHLAVDSIFMMPQIGILSELHPAAASEVFRRDCLIVLGSAVAAVGHAKKDGAPCLTLNLSTSDGRTISETVNYGQMRLIPLALGQTAQGTISPAKHFDIGSGPGRTREVKLRGGVVGLIIDCRGIPRRLPEADGTRRSKLNEWAEALGLPRVE; from the coding sequence GTGGACATCGAGAAATCCGATTCCTTCCTGATCACCGATTGCGGCAGCACGACAACCAAGGCGATCCTCATCCTGAAGAAGGAAGGCTCGTACCGCCTGATCGATCGCGGTGAGGCGCCGACAACGGTCGAGGCACCGTTCGACGATGTCACCGTGGGCGTGATCACGGCCGTGACCGAGCTTCAGGAGATCACGGGCCGCACGTTGCTCGACGGCAACAAGATCATCTGCCCCAAGCGCGGGCCCGACGAGGGCGTCGACCTGTTTCTGTCGACCTCGAGCGCCGGCGGCGGCCTGCAGATGTGCGTTGCGGGCGTAATCAAGACCATGACGGCCGAAAGCGCCGAACGCGCCGCGCTCGGCGCGGGTGCCATCGTCATCGACGTACTCGCCGTCGACGACGGCCGCAAGGAATACGAGCGCATCGAGCGCATCCGCCACTTGCGGCCCGACATGTTCCTTCTGGCCGGCGGCACCGACGGCGGCACCAAGACACACCTGGCCGACTTGGCCGCCACGCTGCTGGCGGCCGACACCAAGCCGCGCTTCGGCGTCGGCTACCAGCTCCCGGTGATCTACGCCGGCAACGTGGACGCGCGCGAAGCCGTGCATGACATCATCGGGGCCAAGATGGCCGTCCAGGACGTGGCCAACATCCGCCCGCGCCTCGAGGAGGAGAACCTCGGCCCGGCGCGCGAGGCCATCCACGACGTCTTCCTCGAACACGTTATGCAGCAGGCGCCCGGCTACAGCAAGCTCATGGGTTGGGTCAGCGGCGAGATCATGCCGACGCCGATGGCCGTCGGCCGCGCGGTGCAGACGTTTGCCGACGACGAGAAGGCCAACGTGCTCGCCGTCGACATCGGCGGCGCCACGACGGACATCTTCTCGGTCTTCGGCGACGCGCGCACCGGCGAGCAAGTCTTCAACCGCACCGTGAGCGCCAACTACGGGATGAGCTACTCGATCTGCAACGTGCTCAAGGAGGCCGGCATCGCGAACGTGGCCAAGTGGGTGCCGTTCGAGATTGATGAGCCGCACCTGCGCAACATGCTGCGCAACAAGATGATCCGGCCGACCACCATCCCCTCGTCGCTCAGTGACCTGCTTATCGAGCAGGCGATCTCGCGCGAGGCGCTCCGCCTGAGTCTCGATCACCACAAACTGCTCGCCGTCGGCCTCAAGGGCGTCCAGCAGCAGCGCAGCGTCTCGGACGCCTTTGCCCAGACCGACAGCGGTGGAACGCTGGTCAACTTGATGGATCTCGACTGGGTCATCGGCAGCGGCGGCGTGCTTAGCCACGCGCCGAGCCGCACCCAGGCGGCTTGGATGATGCTCGACGGCTTCCAGCCCCAGGGCGTGACCCACTTGGCGGTGGACTCGATCTTCATGATGCCGCAGATCGGCATCCTGAGCGAGCTGCACCCGGCGGCGGCGAGCGAGGTCTTCCGGCGCGACTGCCTTATCGTGCTTGGCTCGGCGGTGGCGGCCGTCGGCCATGCCAAGAAGGACGGGGCGCCGTGCCTGACCCTGAACCTGAGCACGAGCGACGGCCGCACGATCAGCGAGACGGTCAACTACGGCCAGATGCGCCTGATCCCGCTTGCCTTGGGCCAAACGGCCCAGGGAACGATCTCGCCGGCGAAGCACTTCGACATTGGCAGTGGGCCGGGCCGGACGCGCGAGGTCAAGCTGCGCGGCGGCGTGGTTGGCCTGATCATCGACTGCCGCGGCATCCCGAGGCGGCTGCCCGAGGCCGACGGGACGCGGCGCTCCAAGCTCAACGAGTGGGCCGAGGCGCTCGGCCTGCCGCGCGTCGAATAA
- a CDS encoding aminopeptidase P family protein → MDEALCREHIAKARAELDRSNVDVLYVSSAANNLYFTGAAVGPGDRVVALLLTRDGEPSLVVPGFEANRIRQDRLVGDIVSWEEHESPFALIADILHEKGLASGRIALDGQTWYWVVQGLREALPQVEFVNGEPLINRCRMRKNEREIGFLEQACAITAKVLTAAVAQFRPGMTELEFAEVISNNYLERGHQSGSLVQSGPRASDPHAPAGDRPIVLGDAVVLDSGCRVEGFCSDISRTLLVGKVSGEISKAWSVLKDAQQAALDAIRPGATCESIDATARNWLAERGYGDYFLHRLGHGIGIEGHEYPYLVGGNTLPLEPGVTTSVEPGIYVPGKFGMRIEDVMVVTDDGCRVLSPTAPRDMAWSA, encoded by the coding sequence ATGGACGAAGCCCTGTGCAGGGAACACATCGCCAAGGCACGCGCCGAGCTCGATCGGAGCAACGTCGACGTGCTCTATGTCTCGTCGGCGGCCAATAACCTGTACTTCACCGGAGCAGCCGTCGGACCGGGCGACCGCGTCGTCGCGCTGTTGCTCACGCGCGACGGTGAGCCGTCGCTCGTCGTCCCGGGCTTCGAGGCCAACCGCATCCGGCAAGACCGCCTCGTCGGCGACATCGTCTCCTGGGAGGAGCACGAGAGCCCGTTTGCGCTGATCGCCGACATCCTGCACGAGAAGGGCCTCGCGTCGGGTCGTATTGCCCTCGACGGCCAGACTTGGTACTGGGTCGTCCAGGGGTTGCGCGAGGCCCTGCCCCAAGTCGAGTTCGTCAACGGCGAGCCTCTGATCAACCGCTGCCGCATGCGCAAGAACGAGCGCGAGATCGGCTTCCTCGAGCAGGCCTGCGCCATCACGGCCAAGGTGCTGACCGCCGCGGTGGCCCAGTTTCGCCCAGGGATGACTGAACTCGAATTCGCCGAAGTGATCTCGAACAACTACCTCGAACGCGGTCATCAGAGCGGCTCGCTCGTCCAGAGCGGCCCGCGCGCCTCCGACCCCCACGCCCCCGCCGGCGACCGGCCGATCGTCCTCGGCGACGCCGTCGTGCTCGACAGCGGCTGCCGGGTCGAGGGCTTCTGTTCGGACATCTCGCGCACCCTTCTGGTGGGCAAGGTCTCCGGCGAGATCAGCAAGGCCTGGAGCGTGCTCAAAGACGCCCAGCAGGCGGCCCTCGACGCCATCCGGCCCGGCGCCACCTGCGAGTCCATCGACGCCACCGCGCGCAACTGGCTCGCCGAACGCGGCTACGGCGACTACTTCCTCCACCGGCTTGGCCACGGCATCGGCATCGAGGGTCACGAGTATCCCTATCTCGTCGGCGGCAACACGCTGCCGCTCGAGCCGGGCGTGACCACGAGCGTCGAACCGGGCATCTATGTGCCCGGCAAGTTCGGCATGCGCATCGAGGACGTCATGGTTGTCACCGACGACGGCTGCCGCGTGCTGTCGCCCACAGCTCCCCGCGACATGGCCTGGTCGGCGTAG
- a CDS encoding DUF2961 domain-containing protein, producing MAFLSTSLADLARLRDGVRRQRVSSYDVKGGNADWWDVAAGERKTLAELDGPGVIAHIWMTMHSEDKHVLRRAVLRMYWDGETTPCVETPIGDFFGMGHAMCKDFWSMPLTMSPDRGRGFNSFWVMPFYTHARIEVENQAEAKLSLYFYIDYESHRALEPGLGHFHAQWRRENPTDGFGDKKPPSIVGIDKLREIWRTPNLDGKGNYVILEAEGKGHYVGCHLDIDCFEPDNNLWYGEGDDMIFIDGEPLPSLSGTGTEDYFNTAFCPSTEFSTPFHGIVLNSGGAHWRWGGKNTVYRYHVTDPIMFDKSIRVTIEHGHANNLSYDYSSTAYWYQTLPHAAFPMLPPPEARLPRE from the coding sequence ATGGCGTTCCTGAGCACCTCTTTAGCGGACCTGGCGCGGCTGCGAGACGGCGTGCGGCGGCAGCGGGTGTCGAGCTATGACGTCAAGGGCGGCAACGCGGACTGGTGGGACGTCGCCGCCGGCGAGAGAAAGACGCTCGCCGAGCTCGACGGGCCGGGCGTCATTGCCCACATCTGGATGACGATGCACTCGGAGGACAAGCACGTGCTGCGCCGCGCCGTGCTCCGGATGTACTGGGACGGCGAGACCACACCATGCGTCGAGACACCGATCGGCGACTTCTTCGGCATGGGCCACGCGATGTGCAAGGATTTCTGGTCGATGCCGCTGACGATGAGCCCGGACCGGGGCCGCGGGTTCAACTCGTTCTGGGTGATGCCGTTCTACACGCACGCGCGCATCGAGGTGGAGAATCAGGCCGAGGCGAAGCTCAGCCTCTACTTCTACATCGACTACGAATCGCACCGCGCGCTCGAGCCGGGGCTGGGCCACTTCCACGCCCAGTGGCGGCGCGAGAACCCGACCGACGGCTTCGGCGACAAGAAGCCGCCCTCAATCGTCGGAATCGACAAGCTGCGCGAGATCTGGCGCACGCCCAACCTCGACGGCAAGGGCAACTACGTCATCCTCGAGGCCGAGGGCAAGGGCCACTACGTCGGTTGCCACCTCGACATCGACTGCTTCGAGCCGGACAACAACCTGTGGTACGGCGAGGGCGACGACATGATCTTCATCGACGGCGAGCCGCTCCCGTCGCTGAGCGGCACGGGGACGGAGGACTACTTCAACACGGCCTTCTGCCCGAGCACGGAGTTCTCGACGCCCTTCCACGGCATCGTGCTCAACAGCGGCGGCGCCCACTGGCGCTGGGGCGGCAAGAACACCGTCTACCGCTACCACGTCACCGACCCGATCATGTTCGACAAGTCGATCCGGGTGACCATCGAGCACGGCCACGCGAACAACCTGTCGTACGACTACTCCTCGACGGCCTACTGGTACCAGACGCTGCCGCACGCGGCGTTCCCGATGTTGCCGCCGCCCGAGGCGCGCCTGCCGAGGGAGTAG
- a CDS encoding HAMP domain-containing histidine kinase, which translates to MRTPIWLRILIAVDLLVIVAALAIGWFSSEIAGRVVEEHLIRQASRKTGEFLEGQNLPFTDTLMGSLNRMHGTHFVTARERDRAVLGTSFPTELREELDGRTDSLGAAGVVSLGDVRYRYDSHLLEIRTEPYGRETEPARLYAFVPQDEFDDARTLAARRIAKATLPVLASASLIAIVLALTVARPISKLAARMQATETGRLDRLANSESTPTPDGARLRGPREVAELACAFDRLMARLAQAQTDLARHERLATLGRVAASVVHELRNPLSGIRMNVRVLQEELGDRDIHSESLDASLREIERMGVYLDELTDLASAPGAAAESLPLRLGALALVRLEALAGSVLAVFSGRCRHAGVKVVTGTDPPVPHVRADAERLRQVLMNLIVNALDAMPSGGTLDVSVGFTGGRVRCTITDTGAGIQASERESLFEPFVTTKSHSAGLGLYVCKRIVEAHGGAIGCHNTERGAAFWFEIPTAVEPDEPGS; encoded by the coding sequence ATGCGCACGCCGATATGGCTTCGAATCCTGATCGCGGTTGACCTGCTGGTCATCGTCGCCGCGCTGGCCATCGGCTGGTTCTCGAGCGAGATCGCCGGCCGGGTCGTCGAGGAACATCTGATCCGGCAGGCCTCTCGAAAAACGGGCGAATTCCTCGAAGGCCAGAACCTTCCCTTCACCGACACACTCATGGGCAGCCTCAACCGCATGCACGGCACCCACTTCGTCACCGCTCGCGAGCGCGACCGCGCCGTGCTTGGCACAAGCTTCCCCACCGAGTTGCGCGAGGAGCTCGATGGGCGCACCGACTCGCTAGGAGCCGCCGGTGTCGTCAGCCTCGGCGACGTGCGATACCGCTACGATTCGCATCTTCTCGAGATCCGGACCGAGCCGTACGGGCGCGAGACCGAACCCGCCAGACTCTATGCGTTCGTGCCCCAGGACGAGTTTGACGACGCGCGCACCCTGGCCGCGCGCCGCATCGCCAAGGCAACCCTCCCGGTGCTGGCCTCCGCCAGTCTCATCGCCATCGTCCTTGCCCTCACCGTCGCTCGACCCATCAGCAAGCTGGCCGCCAGAATGCAGGCGACCGAAACGGGTCGCCTCGACCGGCTCGCCAACAGCGAGTCAACGCCCACGCCAGACGGAGCCCGCCTGCGCGGACCGCGCGAGGTTGCTGAGCTCGCGTGCGCCTTCGACCGTCTCATGGCCCGCCTCGCGCAGGCCCAGACCGATCTGGCGCGTCACGAGCGGCTGGCGACGTTGGGGCGCGTCGCGGCCAGCGTCGTGCACGAGCTGCGCAATCCGCTCAGCGGCATTCGGATGAACGTGCGCGTCCTCCAGGAGGAACTGGGCGACCGCGACATTCACAGCGAGAGCCTCGATGCAAGCCTGCGCGAGATCGAGCGTATGGGCGTCTATCTCGATGAGCTGACGGATCTCGCCTCCGCCCCCGGCGCGGCCGCCGAGTCCTTGCCGCTCCGGCTCGGGGCGCTGGCACTCGTTCGTCTCGAGGCGTTGGCCGGCTCGGTGCTCGCCGTGTTCTCGGGCCGATGCCGGCACGCGGGAGTCAAGGTCGTGACCGGCACCGATCCGCCGGTGCCGCACGTGCGCGCCGATGCGGAACGATTGCGCCAGGTCTTGATGAACCTGATCGTGAACGCGCTCGACGCGATGCCGTCGGGCGGAACGCTCGACGTCTCGGTGGGCTTCACGGGCGGCCGCGTTCGGTGTACGATCACCGACACTGGCGCGGGCATCCAGGCCTCCGAGCGCGAGAGCCTGTTCGAGCCGTTCGTCACGACGAAGAGCCACAGCGCGGGCCTGGGCCTCTACGTGTGCAAGCGCATCGTCGAGGCGCACGGCGGTGCGATCGGGTGCCACAATACGGAACGCGGCGCGGCGTTCTGGTTCGAGATTCCGACAGCCGTGGAACCCGACGAACCGGGGAGCTGA